The following coding sequences lie in one Populus trichocarpa isolate Nisqually-1 chromosome 14, P.trichocarpa_v4.1, whole genome shotgun sequence genomic window:
- the LOC18107739 gene encoding glucan endo-1,3-beta-glucosidase 7 isoform X2: protein MVVLPYTVAFLLLSFLQTVKIANSQSFIGINYGQVADNLPSPSSTAKLLQSTSIQKVRLYGSDPAIIKALANTGIGIVLGTANGDIPGLASDPNFAKSWINTNVLPFYPASNIILITVGNEVMTSNDQNLMNKLLPAMQNVQNALNDASLGGKIKVSTVHPMGVLKQSEPPSSGSFDPSYGDLMKGLLEFNSANGSPFAINPYPYFAYRSDPRPETLAFCLFQPNAGRMDGNTKIKYMNMFDAQVDAVFSALNSMGFKNVEIMVAETGWPYKGDDNEVGPSIENAKAYNGNLIAHLRSLVGTPLMPGKSVDTYLFALYDEDLKPGPGSERSFGLFKTDLTMVYDVGLSTSSQPPAAAPQPPPQPATTTITNNSSSTRTSSNRSTSSSSNNISTSSKRWSVSWLVFLELKILRNGVWRDIFN, encoded by the exons ATGGTGGTGCTTCCTTATACTGTTGCTTTCCTACTCCTTTCCTTCTTACAGACTGTAAAAATCGCAA ACTCGCAATCATTCATCGGTATAAACTATGGCCAAGTTGCGGACAACCTTCCATCACCATCATCCACCGCAAAGCTTCTTCAATCCACTTCAATCCAAAAGGTCCGATTATATGGATCGGACCCCGCCATAATCAAAGCCTTAGCCAACACCGGAATTGGAATTGTTCTCGGCACTGCAAATGGTGACATTCCAGGACTAGCCTCTGATCCCAATTTTGCCAAGAGCTGGATCAACACAAACGTGCTTCCCTTCTATCCAGCTAGCAATATCATCCTCATCACTGTTGGCAACGAGGTCATGACTTCCAATGACCAGAATCTCATGAACAAGCTCTTACCAGCAATGCAAAATGTACAGAATGCTCTAAATGATGCATCGCTCGGGGGTAAAATTAAGGTCTCCACTGTTCATCCGATGGGAGTGCTCAAGCAGTCTGAGCCACCTTCTTCTGGAAGCTTTGATCCAAGTTATGGGGATCTGATGAAGGGCTTGTTGGAGTTTAATAGTGCGAATGGTTCGCCTTTCGCAATCAATCCCTACCCTTACTTTGCTTACAGAAGCGATCCAAGGCCTGAGACTCTTGCTTTTTGCCTTTTCCAGCCGAATGCAGGACGAATGGATGGAAACACTAAGATCAAGTACATGAACATGTTCGATGCTCAG GTGGATGCAGTTTTTTCTGCACTGAATTCTATGGGATTTAAGAATGTTGAGATAATGGTGGCTGAGACTGGATGGCCATATAAAGGAGATGACAACGAAGTAGGGCCAAGCATTGAGAATGCCAAGGCTTACAATGGCAATTTGATTGCACACCTTCGATCGTTGGTGGGCACTCCACTCATGCCAGGAAAATCAGTGGATACATACCTCTTTGCTCTTTATGACGAAGACTTGAAACCTGGACCTGGTTCTGAGCGATCATTTGGACTTTTCAAGACTGATCTCACCATGGTTTATGATGTTGGACTCTCTACAAGTAGCCAG CCACCAGCAGCCGCACCACAACCGCCGCCACAACcagccaccaccaccatcaccaacaaTAGCAGCAGCACAAGAACGAGCAGCAATAGGAGCACGagtagcagcagcaacaacataAGCACGAGCAGCAAAAGATGGAGTGTTtcttggttggtttttttagaattgaaaattCTTAGAAATGGAGTTTGGAGAGATATatttaattag
- the LOC18107739 gene encoding glucan endo-1,3-beta-glucosidase 7 isoform X1: MVVLPYTVAFLLLSFLQTVKIANSQSFIGINYGQVADNLPSPSSTAKLLQSTSIQKVRLYGSDPAIIKALANTGIGIVLGTANGDIPGLASDPNFAKSWINTNVLPFYPASNIILITVGNEVMTSNDQNLMNKLLPAMQNVQNALNDASLGGKIKVSTVHPMGVLKQSEPPSSGSFDPSYGDLMKGLLEFNSANGSPFAINPYPYFAYRSDPRPETLAFCLFQPNAGRMDGNTKIKYMNMFDAQVDAVFSALNSMGFKNVEIMVAETGWPYKGDDNEVGPSIENAKAYNGNLIAHLRSLVGTPLMPGKSVDTYLFALYDEDLKPGPGSERSFGLFKTDLTMVYDVGLSTSSQTQPPAAAPQPPPQPATTTITNNSSSTRTSSNRSTSSSSNNISTSSKRWSVSWLVFLELKILRNGVWRDIFN, encoded by the exons ATGGTGGTGCTTCCTTATACTGTTGCTTTCCTACTCCTTTCCTTCTTACAGACTGTAAAAATCGCAA ACTCGCAATCATTCATCGGTATAAACTATGGCCAAGTTGCGGACAACCTTCCATCACCATCATCCACCGCAAAGCTTCTTCAATCCACTTCAATCCAAAAGGTCCGATTATATGGATCGGACCCCGCCATAATCAAAGCCTTAGCCAACACCGGAATTGGAATTGTTCTCGGCACTGCAAATGGTGACATTCCAGGACTAGCCTCTGATCCCAATTTTGCCAAGAGCTGGATCAACACAAACGTGCTTCCCTTCTATCCAGCTAGCAATATCATCCTCATCACTGTTGGCAACGAGGTCATGACTTCCAATGACCAGAATCTCATGAACAAGCTCTTACCAGCAATGCAAAATGTACAGAATGCTCTAAATGATGCATCGCTCGGGGGTAAAATTAAGGTCTCCACTGTTCATCCGATGGGAGTGCTCAAGCAGTCTGAGCCACCTTCTTCTGGAAGCTTTGATCCAAGTTATGGGGATCTGATGAAGGGCTTGTTGGAGTTTAATAGTGCGAATGGTTCGCCTTTCGCAATCAATCCCTACCCTTACTTTGCTTACAGAAGCGATCCAAGGCCTGAGACTCTTGCTTTTTGCCTTTTCCAGCCGAATGCAGGACGAATGGATGGAAACACTAAGATCAAGTACATGAACATGTTCGATGCTCAG GTGGATGCAGTTTTTTCTGCACTGAATTCTATGGGATTTAAGAATGTTGAGATAATGGTGGCTGAGACTGGATGGCCATATAAAGGAGATGACAACGAAGTAGGGCCAAGCATTGAGAATGCCAAGGCTTACAATGGCAATTTGATTGCACACCTTCGATCGTTGGTGGGCACTCCACTCATGCCAGGAAAATCAGTGGATACATACCTCTTTGCTCTTTATGACGAAGACTTGAAACCTGGACCTGGTTCTGAGCGATCATTTGGACTTTTCAAGACTGATCTCACCATGGTTTATGATGTTGGACTCTCTACAAGTAGCCAG ACTCAGCCACCAGCAGCCGCACCACAACCGCCGCCACAACcagccaccaccaccatcaccaacaaTAGCAGCAGCACAAGAACGAGCAGCAATAGGAGCACGagtagcagcagcaacaacataAGCACGAGCAGCAAAAGATGGAGTGTTtcttggttggtttttttagaattgaaaattCTTAGAAATGGAGTTTGGAGAGATATatttaattag
- the LOC18107739 gene encoding glucan endo-1,3-beta-glucosidase 7 isoform X3, with the protein MVVLPYTVAFLLLSFLQTVKIANSQSFIGINYGQVADNLPSPSSTAKLLQSTSIQKVRLYGSDPAIIKALANTGIGIVLGTANGDIPGLASDPNFAKSWINTNVLPFYPASNIILITVGNEVMTSNDQNLMNKLLPAMQNVQNALNDASLGGKIKVSTVHPMGVLKQSEPPSSGSFDPSYGDLMKGLLEFNSANGSPFAINPYPYFAYRSDPRPETLAFCLFQPNAGRMDGNTKIKYMNMFDAQVDAVFSALNSMGFKNVEIMVAETGWPYKGDDNEVGPSIENAKAYNGNLIAHLRSLVGTPLMPGKSVDTYLFALYDEDLKPGPGSERSFGLFKTDLTMVYDVGLSTSSQVRTKFMCISLVFRVFNSQVFYS; encoded by the exons ATGGTGGTGCTTCCTTATACTGTTGCTTTCCTACTCCTTTCCTTCTTACAGACTGTAAAAATCGCAA ACTCGCAATCATTCATCGGTATAAACTATGGCCAAGTTGCGGACAACCTTCCATCACCATCATCCACCGCAAAGCTTCTTCAATCCACTTCAATCCAAAAGGTCCGATTATATGGATCGGACCCCGCCATAATCAAAGCCTTAGCCAACACCGGAATTGGAATTGTTCTCGGCACTGCAAATGGTGACATTCCAGGACTAGCCTCTGATCCCAATTTTGCCAAGAGCTGGATCAACACAAACGTGCTTCCCTTCTATCCAGCTAGCAATATCATCCTCATCACTGTTGGCAACGAGGTCATGACTTCCAATGACCAGAATCTCATGAACAAGCTCTTACCAGCAATGCAAAATGTACAGAATGCTCTAAATGATGCATCGCTCGGGGGTAAAATTAAGGTCTCCACTGTTCATCCGATGGGAGTGCTCAAGCAGTCTGAGCCACCTTCTTCTGGAAGCTTTGATCCAAGTTATGGGGATCTGATGAAGGGCTTGTTGGAGTTTAATAGTGCGAATGGTTCGCCTTTCGCAATCAATCCCTACCCTTACTTTGCTTACAGAAGCGATCCAAGGCCTGAGACTCTTGCTTTTTGCCTTTTCCAGCCGAATGCAGGACGAATGGATGGAAACACTAAGATCAAGTACATGAACATGTTCGATGCTCAG GTGGATGCAGTTTTTTCTGCACTGAATTCTATGGGATTTAAGAATGTTGAGATAATGGTGGCTGAGACTGGATGGCCATATAAAGGAGATGACAACGAAGTAGGGCCAAGCATTGAGAATGCCAAGGCTTACAATGGCAATTTGATTGCACACCTTCGATCGTTGGTGGGCACTCCACTCATGCCAGGAAAATCAGTGGATACATACCTCTTTGCTCTTTATGACGAAGACTTGAAACCTGGACCTGGTTCTGAGCGATCATTTGGACTTTTCAAGACTGATCTCACCATGGTTTATGATGTTGGACTCTCTACAAGTAGCCAG GTAAGAACAAAATTTATGTGCATTTCATTGGTATTTCGAGTTTTCAACAGCCAAGTGTTCTATTCCTGA
- the LOC18107737 gene encoding glucan endo-1,3-beta-glucosidase 7, translating to MVVLPYTVAFLLLSFLQTVKIANSQSFIGINYGQVADNLPPPSSTAKLLQSTSIQMVRLYGSDPAIIKALANTGIGIVIGTANGDIPGLASDPNFAKSWINTNVLPFYPASNIILITVGNEVMTSNDQNLMNKLLPAMQNVQNALNDASLGGKIKVSTVHSMGVLKQSEPPSSGSFDPSYGDLMKGLLEFNSANGSPFAINPYPYFAYRSDTRPETLAFCLFQPNAGRMDGNTKIKYMNMFDAQVDAVYSALNSMGFKNVEIVVAETGWPYKGDDNEVGPSIENAKAYNGNLIAHLRSLVGTPLMPGESVDTYLFAFYDEDLIKPGPGSERSSGLFKTGVTMVYDVGLSTSSQIQAPAAAPQPSPAAATTTTTTTTTTITSNSNSSTSTSTSTSTGTGTSTSTSTNTVNISIGSSSGSGSKVYLIRIFNLGLLYGFMGLSLICLFFYDLQI from the exons ATGGTGGTGCTTCCTTATACTGTTGCTTTCCTACTCCTTTCCTTCTTACAGACTGTAAAAATCGCAA ACTCGCAATCATTCATCGGTATAAACTATGGCCAAGTTGCGGACAACCTTCCACCACCATCATCCACCGCAAAGCTTCTTCAATCCACTTCAATCCAAATGGTCCGACTATATGGATCGGACCCCGCCATAATCAAAGCCTTAGCCAACACCGGAATTGGAATTGTTATCGGCACTGCAAATGGCGACATTCCAGGACTAGCCTCTGATCCCAATTTTGCCAAGAGCTGGATCAACACAAACGTGCTTCCCTTCTATCCAGCTAGCAATATCATCCTCATCACTGTTGGCAACGAGGTCATGACTTCCAATGACCAGAATCTAATGAACAAGCTCTTACCAGCCATGCAAAATGTACAGAATGCTCTAAATGATGCATCGCTCGGGGGTAAAATTAAGGTCTCCACAGTTCATTCGATGGGAGTGCTTAAGCAGTCTGAGCCACCTTCTTCTGGAAGCTTTGATCCAAGTTATGGGGATCTGATGAAGGGCTTGTTGGAGTTTAATAGTGCGAATGGTTCGCCTTTCGCAATCAATCCCTACCCTTACTTTGCTTACAGAAGCGATACAAGGCCTGAGACTCTTGCTTTTTGCCTTTTCCAGCCGAATGCAGGACGAATGGATGGAAACACTAAGATCAAGTACATGAACATGTTCGATGCTCAG GTGGATGCAGTTTATTCTGCACTGAATTCTATGGGATTTAAGAATGTTGAGATTGTGGTGGCTGAGACTGGATGGCCATATAAAGGAGATGACAACGAAGTAGGGCCAAGCATTGAGAATGCCAAGGCTTACAATGGCAATTTGATTGCACACCTTCGATCGTTGGTGGGCACTCCACTCATGCCAGGAGAATCAGTGGATACATACCTCTTTGCATTTTATGACGAAGACTTGATCAAACCTGGACCTGGTTCTGAGCGATCATCTGGACTTTTCAAGACTGGTGTCACCATGGTTTATGATGTTGGACTCTCTACAAGTAGCCAG ATCCAGGcaccagcagcagcaccacAACCGTCACCAGCAgcagccaccaccaccaccaccaccaccaccaccaccatcactagCAACAGTAACAGCAGCACGAGCACGAGCACAAGCACGAGCACGGGCACGGGCACGAGCACGAGCACGAGCACGAATACCGTCAACATCAGCATCGGCAGCAGCAGCGGCAGCGGCAGCAAAGTGTATTTAATTAGGATTTTCAATTTAGGTTTGTTGTATGGGTTTATGGGACTTTCTTtgatttgccttttcttttatgactTGCAAATTTAG